The Cloeon dipterum chromosome X, ieCloDipt1.1, whole genome shotgun sequence genome includes a window with the following:
- the LOC135947271 gene encoding uncharacterized protein LOC135947271, with protein sequence MAFPEQIDDPPLKHLFDVSEGAGLEQEGVIRLTAGAPGPSLLQACSEVFKQAWARTLEKCNDVNVFQYGIAAGSWEFREELSKFLTESYGESVRRSDLILTCGATHGLQIILNTLLAPGGMIFVENATYMIALDVFKEFPSSSIESVELDANGIDPEDFEKKIMQWKNAKNWITSEEKPFWAMLYCIPAFQNPTGTSLSHTRCLRLIELARKHDVLILCDDVYNLLAHNNPPRRLFAYDRPDVYTFGGHVISNGTFSKILTPGVRIGWLEVPPRIAERLRKSGILRSSGSVNHFMSAVVTSIMEMGLQKQHLELLRSTFKERMLSLMEVLGENLPKSCTFHRSEGGYYIWLELPEGTDAADFCNFSAEHFKATAYAGKYFSKSKTSCMRLAVAYHVKDDLKKAAELICKALHAYLK encoded by the exons ATGGCATTCCCTGAGCAAATTGACGACCCGCCCCTGAAGCACCTTTTCGACGTAAGCGAGGGTGCTGGCTTGGAGCAGGAGGGTGTCATCCGACTGACTGCTGGCGCGCCGGGGCCCTCCCTGTTGCAAGCATGCTCTGAGGTTTTCAAGCAAGCCTGGGCGCGCACTTTG gaaaagTGTAATGACGTGAATGTTTTTCAATATGGTATTGCTGCTGGCTCATGGGAATTCAGAGAAGAACTTTCGAAATTTCTTACTGAAAGCTATGGTGAGAGTGTTCGCAG GTCTGACCTGATTTTGACATGTGGAGCAACACATGGcttgcaaattattttgaacacgCTGCTGGCGCCAGGTGGGATGATTTTTGTGGAGAACGCTACCTACATGATTGCTCTTGacgtttttaaagaatttccaTCGTCCTCGATAGAATCTg TTGAATTGGACGCAAACGGAATAGATCCTGAagattttgagaaaaagaTCATGCaatggaaaaatgcaaaaaattggatCACTTCAGAAGAAAAGCCGTTTTGGGCGATGTTGTACTGCATTCCAGCGTTTCAAAATCCTACAGGCACTAGCTTGAGTCACa cgCGGTGTCTCCGCTTAATTGAACTTGCAAGAAAGCACGATGTGCTCATCCTCTGCGATGACGTTTACAATTTATTAGCCCATAATAATCCACCAAGGCGCCTTTTTGCTTACGACAGGCCTGACGTGTACACTTTCGGTGGACACGTCATATCTAACGGcactttttccaaaattctaACGCCTGGAGTCCGAATTGGCTGGTTGGAAGTACCACCAAGAATCGCTGAGAGACTGAGAAAATC GGGCATTTTGCGAAGCAGTGGCTCTGTGAACCATTTTATGTCAGCAGTTGTGACCTCAATAATGGAAATGGGCTTACAGAAACAACACCTTGAATTATTACGCTCGACCTTcaag gAGAGAATGCTATCCCTAATGGAAGTGCTTGGCGAAAATTTGCCCAAGAGCTGCACATTCCACAGATCCGAAGGAGGATACTACATTTGGCTGGAGCTTCCTGAAGGAACTGATGCAGCAGACTTCTGCAACTTCAGTGCTGAGCACTTCAAAGCCACTGCTTATGCTGGGAAATActtttcaaaatctaaaaccAGCTGCATGAGACTAGCAGTGGCCTACCATGTGAAAGATGACTTAAAGAAAGCAGCTGAATTGATTTGTAAAGCACTGCATGCGTACCTCAAATAA
- the LOC135947273 gene encoding uncharacterized protein LOC135947273, whose translation MKQLKMNIFFAIFVTLAHFVRPSDSQYWQRDLATDVELAEARLLDTRASTQEYLDIMNDIEDILWTKVQPGVSSIQENLPFIQISFADIQNIQTQINQASSVLVYQAKLQGKALVKHLRVLNETELTLTSESFDNLLNNRDGLVAQGNNVIEAHDNAMQLSNAEVIAFNGLLDSILEGQNGTAVDAIKISMNDINTELYTLGSDISWNADQVVETTQLLIEAIDLILGQLP comes from the exons ATGAAACAGCtcaaaatgaatatatttttcgcaattttcgtAACCCTTGCTCACTTTGTTAGACCTTCTGACTCgcag TACTGGCAACGAGATTTAGCAACAGATGTCGAATTGGCGGAAGCAAGGTTACTGGATACACGGGCAAGCACGCAAGAGTATTTGGACATAATGAACGACATCGAAGACATTTTGTGGACTAAGGTCCAGCCAGGCGTTTCAAGCATCCAAGAAAACTTGCCCTTCATCCAG ATCTCTTTTGCCgacattcaaaatattcaaactcaAATCAACCAGGCATCATCAGTTCTAGTGTATCAAGCAAAGCTCCAGGGAAAAGCTCTAGTGAAGCATTTGCGGGTACTCAATGAAACTGAATTGACTCTTACATCCGAATCATTTGACA ATCTATTGAATAACCGAGATGGTCTCGTAGCACAGGGAAATAATGTGATTGAAGCTCATGATAATGCAATGCAGCTTTCAAACGCCGAGGTGATTGCTTTCAACGGCTTGCTCGACTCAATTTTGGAGGGTCAG AATGGAACTGCTGTCGACgccataaaaatatcaatgaacGATATCAACACTGAACTCTACACGCTGGGTTCGGATATTTCTTGGAATGCTGATCAAGTGGTCGAAACTACGCAACTCCTGATTGAAGCTATTGATCTCATTTTGGGACAGTTGCCTTGA
- the LOC135947274 gene encoding DET1- and DDB1-associated protein 1: protein MSVTDFLKGLPSYNENNFTKYHNDGGIRNNAKRPSVYLPTVDHPSDQVIVTEKTNILLRYLHQQWDKKSHHKKRDHLNLEAVDEAGSRKRPRLDNGSSGSSSANPAAGHSSNDARH, encoded by the exons atg TCAGTTACCGACTTCTTGAAAGGCCTACCCTCGTACAACGAGAACAACTTTACTAAATACCACAATGATGGGGGCATCAGGAACAATGCTAAGAGGCCCTCGGTATACCTTCCTACTGTAGACCACCCCTCGGATCAAG TTATTGTTACTGAGAAGACTAACATTCTACTCCGATACCTTCATCAACAGTGGgataaaaaa AGTCATCACAAAAAACGAGACCACTTGAATCTGGAAGCTGTAGATGAAGCTGGCTCGAGAAAAAGGCCAAGATTGGACAACGGCAGCTCAGGCTCATCTAGTGCGAATCCAGCTGCTGGCCATTCAAGCAACGACGCTCGGCATTAA
- the LOC135947266 gene encoding ninein-like protein isoform X1, translated as MTQVLRLVLQIIEGTNFHLLEPNSSLVLQGKLDGVGLKTEPVALSSANGLRLEIGEELIWKISQRNFQRIKASKALKLECFNVGPGSSIKSVGYIIINLKSVSEHAQCGWRRLLGSSSPAQSCPQLLLSVSLLDSNRSKKEEQKQALSLDKRVEDISGRPTELNLKNGISYIGSERFCKERFQFSCTLISLAIPPQILQPESARLQLKLFGQTLTTNQFDIVEPKTVLNKTFVFDIFSKTPILVQFLSENPIMEVALTQENRTVLETSHFLAIELGQPMTTDLFFKGCNRDPQPKVTVAFSIQPLREVEEVNTKEVQREAEIHSPFAPSAPILLEDDTEIEIISEYSKNFETESDMADDPAPLPLKMNPKPTANKEVVHRYLHPESHRTQHYDGDGVAAISDRERMVKVVEELEEWKLRHKILFTEEMEAKREEMMRAWEHQMTKRQEELEFEKVKSIEKSKEYAASLEEEIAKLKLKGKDVEREDEKFKSYRRKMEEKLEEKDRTLKKQQLESESKMSILVYQNKKLQERAELLEAECAKLKKIQKSSESAEIIELKEKMRDMEQNLKKAQEEKARITKEWAKSQRQAVGAKDHSTHCFKNINSESFFPDQERVRLMQEKISLEKLQQELLQMKQRPTQTEVINTRKLLEQRDALLKTGMYNEQSEVVQSLDEAIKSARNKED; from the exons ATGACCCAAGTCTTACGACTTGTTCTGCAAATTATTGAAG GcactaattttcatttgctggAGCCTAACTCTTCGTTGGTTCTGCAAGGAAAACTAGACGGAGTAGGTCTTAAAACAGAACCTGTAGCACTTTCTTCTGCAAATGGACTGCGTCTGGAAATTGGCGAGGAACTGATTTGGAAGATAAGCCAAAGGAATTTCCAACG GATCAAGGCGTCCAAGGCCCTTAAGTTGGAGTGTTTCAATGTCGGCCCTGGAAGCAGCATTAAAAGTGTTGGCTACATTATCATTAACCTCAAATCGGTTTCTGAACACGCACAG TGCGGATGGCGTCGACTGCTTGGTAGCAGCTCTCCAGCTCAGTCATGTCCTCAACTGCTGTTGTCAGTGTCTCTTCTAGATTCCAATAGGAGCAAGAAAGAAGAGCAAAAG cAGGCTCTATCTCTGGATAAGAGGGTGGAAGACATCAGTGGGAGGCCAACTGagctcaatttgaaaaatggaatatcATACATAGGCAGTGAACGCTTCTGCAAGGAGCGATTTCAGTTCAGCTGCACTTTGATCAGCTTAGCCATTCCACCTCAG ATACTGCAACCAGAGAGCGCTAGATTACAGCTAAAACTATTTGGACAGACACTCACTACCAATCAGTTTGACATAGTCGAGCCAAAAACTGTTCTCAACAAAACTTTTGTGTTTGACATCTTCAGCAAGACTCCAATTCTTGTTCAGTTTCTCAGTGAAAATCCGATTATGGAAGTTGCCCTGACTCAAGAAAACAGGACTGTTTTGGAAACAAGCCACTTCCTCGCCATTGAGCTCGGACAACCGATGACCACAGACCTTTTTTTCAAGGGCTGCAATAGGGACCCTCAACCTAAAGTGACTGTAGCCTTTTCAATTCAGCCTCTTCGAGAGGTAGAAGAAGTCAATACCAAGGAAGTTCAGAGGGAGGCTGAGATTCACTCGCCGTTTGCCCCAAGTGCGCCAATTTTACTTGAAGATGACactgaaattgaaatcattaGCGAATACAGCAAGAACTTTGAAACTGAGTCTGATATGGCTGATGATCCCGCACCGTTGCCATTGAAAATGAATCCCAAGCCCACTGCAAACAAAGAAGTTGTGCATAGGTATTTGCATCCAGAATCACACAGGACCCAGCACTATGACG GTGATGGAGTGGCAGCAATTAGTGACAGGGAACGCATGGTAAAGGTCGTGGAAGAGTTGGAGGAGTGGAAACTACGTCACAAAATTCTGTTTACTGAAGAG ATGGAAGCCAAGAGGGAAGAAATGATGAGGGCCTGGGAGCACCAAATGACTAAAAGACAAGAGGAGCTTGAGTTTGAGAAGGTCAAATCGATTGAAAAGTCCAAGGAATATGCCGCAAGCCTTGAGGAAGaaattgccaaattaaaactcaaagGAAAAGATGTGGAAAGAGAGGATGagaag tttaaaagcTACCGAAGAAAGATGGAAGAGAAGCTGGAAGAAAAAGATAGAACTCTGAAGAAACAGCAATTAGAGTCAGagtcaaaa aTGTCCATCTTGGTTTACCAGAACAAAAAACTGCAGGAAAGAGCTGAATTGCTGGAGGCAGAGTGCgcgaaattaaagaaaatccaaaaaagcaGCGAGTCTGCTGAAATAATAGAgctgaaggaaaaaatg CGTGACATGGAGCAGAATCTTAAAAAGGCCCAAGAGGAGAAGGCGAGGATCACAAAAGAGTGGGCCAAAAGTCAGCGACAGGCGGTTGGGGCCAAGGACCATTCTACTCATTgctttaaaaacataaatag tgagTCATTCTTTCCTGATCAAGAAAGAGTAAGATTGATGCAGGAGAAGATCTCCCTGGAGAAACTGCAGCAAGAGTTGTTGCAAATGAAGCAAAGACCAACTCAAACTGAGGTCATCAATACCAGGAAACTGCTAGAGCAGAGAGATGCCCTGCTGAAAACTGGGATGTACAACGAGCAAAGTGAAGTGGTGCAGTCCTTGGACGAAGCCATAAAGAGTGCGAGAAATAAAGAGGACTGA
- the LOC135947266 gene encoding ninein-like protein isoform X2: protein MTQVLRLVLQIIEGTNFHLLEPNSSLVLQGKLDGVGLKTEPVALSSANGLRLEIGEELIWKISQRNFQRIKASKALKLECFNVGPGSSIKSVGYIIINLKSVSEHAQCGWRRLLGSSSPAQSCPQLLLSVSLLDSNRSKKEEQKALSLDKRVEDISGRPTELNLKNGISYIGSERFCKERFQFSCTLISLAIPPQILQPESARLQLKLFGQTLTTNQFDIVEPKTVLNKTFVFDIFSKTPILVQFLSENPIMEVALTQENRTVLETSHFLAIELGQPMTTDLFFKGCNRDPQPKVTVAFSIQPLREVEEVNTKEVQREAEIHSPFAPSAPILLEDDTEIEIISEYSKNFETESDMADDPAPLPLKMNPKPTANKEVVHRYLHPESHRTQHYDGDGVAAISDRERMVKVVEELEEWKLRHKILFTEEMEAKREEMMRAWEHQMTKRQEELEFEKVKSIEKSKEYAASLEEEIAKLKLKGKDVEREDEKFKSYRRKMEEKLEEKDRTLKKQQLESESKMSILVYQNKKLQERAELLEAECAKLKKIQKSSESAEIIELKEKMRDMEQNLKKAQEEKARITKEWAKSQRQAVGAKDHSTHCFKNINSESFFPDQERVRLMQEKISLEKLQQELLQMKQRPTQTEVINTRKLLEQRDALLKTGMYNEQSEVVQSLDEAIKSARNKED from the exons ATGACCCAAGTCTTACGACTTGTTCTGCAAATTATTGAAG GcactaattttcatttgctggAGCCTAACTCTTCGTTGGTTCTGCAAGGAAAACTAGACGGAGTAGGTCTTAAAACAGAACCTGTAGCACTTTCTTCTGCAAATGGACTGCGTCTGGAAATTGGCGAGGAACTGATTTGGAAGATAAGCCAAAGGAATTTCCAACG GATCAAGGCGTCCAAGGCCCTTAAGTTGGAGTGTTTCAATGTCGGCCCTGGAAGCAGCATTAAAAGTGTTGGCTACATTATCATTAACCTCAAATCGGTTTCTGAACACGCACAG TGCGGATGGCGTCGACTGCTTGGTAGCAGCTCTCCAGCTCAGTCATGTCCTCAACTGCTGTTGTCAGTGTCTCTTCTAGATTCCAATAGGAGCAAGAAAGAAGAGCAAAAG GCTCTATCTCTGGATAAGAGGGTGGAAGACATCAGTGGGAGGCCAACTGagctcaatttgaaaaatggaatatcATACATAGGCAGTGAACGCTTCTGCAAGGAGCGATTTCAGTTCAGCTGCACTTTGATCAGCTTAGCCATTCCACCTCAG ATACTGCAACCAGAGAGCGCTAGATTACAGCTAAAACTATTTGGACAGACACTCACTACCAATCAGTTTGACATAGTCGAGCCAAAAACTGTTCTCAACAAAACTTTTGTGTTTGACATCTTCAGCAAGACTCCAATTCTTGTTCAGTTTCTCAGTGAAAATCCGATTATGGAAGTTGCCCTGACTCAAGAAAACAGGACTGTTTTGGAAACAAGCCACTTCCTCGCCATTGAGCTCGGACAACCGATGACCACAGACCTTTTTTTCAAGGGCTGCAATAGGGACCCTCAACCTAAAGTGACTGTAGCCTTTTCAATTCAGCCTCTTCGAGAGGTAGAAGAAGTCAATACCAAGGAAGTTCAGAGGGAGGCTGAGATTCACTCGCCGTTTGCCCCAAGTGCGCCAATTTTACTTGAAGATGACactgaaattgaaatcattaGCGAATACAGCAAGAACTTTGAAACTGAGTCTGATATGGCTGATGATCCCGCACCGTTGCCATTGAAAATGAATCCCAAGCCCACTGCAAACAAAGAAGTTGTGCATAGGTATTTGCATCCAGAATCACACAGGACCCAGCACTATGACG GTGATGGAGTGGCAGCAATTAGTGACAGGGAACGCATGGTAAAGGTCGTGGAAGAGTTGGAGGAGTGGAAACTACGTCACAAAATTCTGTTTACTGAAGAG ATGGAAGCCAAGAGGGAAGAAATGATGAGGGCCTGGGAGCACCAAATGACTAAAAGACAAGAGGAGCTTGAGTTTGAGAAGGTCAAATCGATTGAAAAGTCCAAGGAATATGCCGCAAGCCTTGAGGAAGaaattgccaaattaaaactcaaagGAAAAGATGTGGAAAGAGAGGATGagaag tttaaaagcTACCGAAGAAAGATGGAAGAGAAGCTGGAAGAAAAAGATAGAACTCTGAAGAAACAGCAATTAGAGTCAGagtcaaaa aTGTCCATCTTGGTTTACCAGAACAAAAAACTGCAGGAAAGAGCTGAATTGCTGGAGGCAGAGTGCgcgaaattaaagaaaatccaaaaaagcaGCGAGTCTGCTGAAATAATAGAgctgaaggaaaaaatg CGTGACATGGAGCAGAATCTTAAAAAGGCCCAAGAGGAGAAGGCGAGGATCACAAAAGAGTGGGCCAAAAGTCAGCGACAGGCGGTTGGGGCCAAGGACCATTCTACTCATTgctttaaaaacataaatag tgagTCATTCTTTCCTGATCAAGAAAGAGTAAGATTGATGCAGGAGAAGATCTCCCTGGAGAAACTGCAGCAAGAGTTGTTGCAAATGAAGCAAAGACCAACTCAAACTGAGGTCATCAATACCAGGAAACTGCTAGAGCAGAGAGATGCCCTGCTGAAAACTGGGATGTACAACGAGCAAAGTGAAGTGGTGCAGTCCTTGGACGAAGCCATAAAGAGTGCGAGAAATAAAGAGGACTGA
- the LOC135947267 gene encoding monocarboxylate transporter 1-like, whose protein sequence is MSVRNHGKYFSKKAAALGIPLEAPEGGWGWAVAIGYGICHIFLVSIIHNFSLIFSTKFDYIGMTASDVTVLMNINAAVCNGVGLLSGPILKRVSCRKVSLLGSFLLFSGALLASQAETFYFFILSMGVIFGSGLALLSPANLFCINSYFINRRSRGMGLAMAVGGIGSVFMPLIMSSLLRMYSPENTMLIVAALVLHCFPAALLLQPVRWHMVPAEPDLKINDHSVAAAAAISAGRKRTASSNSVDVGYTLVSCSEPYPTTVAEEDEDEYFANAENGNTEVAEYLKNKPKRRKSIWIKIVDFFDLRLYKIIPFTMASISMAFFAVVETNFMLLIPYVMLEIHGYSIQQVAGFQSIVAAVDIIFRFVAPYIGVGLNLPDNLMYIISIIFISLFRALIMIYRSYNVVLVLGVWFGMCRGIRNVFAPLLIPSFVPVDRLPAALGLLMAQTAIAFIIFCPFLGILTNSAKTLADIITGFNLFTTCSASCWVLGVTFYRLRANKRQQQAGTKENS, encoded by the exons ATGTCTGTGAGGAACCATggcaaatatttctcaaaaaaggcCGCCGCCCTGGGCATCCCCCTGGAAGCGCCGGAGGGCGGCTGGGGCTGGGCTGTGGCGATAGGCTATGGGATTTGTCAC ATCTTTTTGGTATCGATCATCCACAATTTCTCTCTCATTTTCtctacaaaatttgattatattgGGATGACGGCATCAGACGTAACGGTTCTGATGAACATTAATGCCGCTGTGTGCAATGGCGTTG GATTATTATCAGGGCCAATTCTCAAGCGGGTTTCCTGCAGGAAAGTCTCGTTACTTGGCTCGTTTTTACTATTCTCTGGAGCGCTGTTGGCTTCACAGGCTGAGACCTTCTACTTTTTCATTCTCTCCATGGGAGTCATTTTTG GAAGCGGGTTGGCTCTCCTCAGTCCGGCCAACCTTTTCTGCATCAACTCTTACTTCATCAATCGGCGCAGTCGCGGCATGGGATTAGCGATGGCAGTCGGTGGCATTGGAAGCGTTTTCATGCCCTTGATAATGAGCAGTCTTCTTCGAATGTACTCCCCCGAAAACACCATGCTGATCGTGGCTGCCCTTGTGTTGCACTGCTTCCCGGCAGCCTTGCTACTGCAACCAGTCCGCTGGCACATGGTGCCCGCCGAGCCTGACCTTAAAATCAATGACCACAGCGTGGCCGCTGCGGCTGCAATTAGCGCCGGTCGCAAGAGGACGGCTTCCAGCAACTCGGTTGACGTTGGTTACACGCTTGTTTCGTGCTCTGAACCATA CCCAACAACAGTAGCAGAAGAGGACGAGGatgaatattttgcaaatgcGGAAAATGGAAATACTGAAGTGgctgaatatttaaagaat AAACCgaaaagaaggaaaagcaTCTGGAtaaaaatagttgatttttttgacTTGCGCCTATACAAAATAATTCCCTTCACTATGGCTTCGATAAGCATGGCCTTCTTCGCGGTTGTCGAAACAAATTTCATGCTACTCATCCCATATGTCATGCTGGAAATCCATGGCTACTCGATTCAGCAAGTTGCTGGTTTCCAATCCATCGTTGCTGCtgtagatattatttttag GTTTGTTGCACCATACATTGGAGTGGGATTGAACTTACCGGACAATTTGATGTACATCATCAGCATTATCTTTATCTCACTCTTCCGAGCAC TTATTATGATTTACCGTAGCTACAACGTGGTGTTGGTGTTGGGCGTGTGGTTCGGCATGTGCAGAGGCATTAGGAACGTATTCGCGCCTCTGCTTATCCCATCTTTCGTGCCCGTTGACAGGTTGCCAGCAGCACTCGGTCTGCTGATGGCACAGACTGCTATCGCCTTCATCATATTTTGCCCCTTCCTAG GAATTCTGACCAACAGCGCAAAAACGTTAGCTGATATAATAACTGGCTTCAATTTATTCACCACGTGCTCGGCGTCATGTTGGGTTTTGGGTGTGACTTTCTACAGACTGCGAGCGAACAAAAGACAGCAGCAGGCAGGTACAAAGGAAAACTCGTAG